In one Staphylococcus lutrae genomic region, the following are encoded:
- the agrC gene encoding quorum-sensing sensor histidine kinase AgrC: MEIVLSTLTVLFQTFLFASITGMIQKYKYTSRDYFLILVGIVIPGLVLYFIFERYSLFYFILAFFVFYYKRAKALGIISVLITVLILTISSFFGVIVYTYLINLHVNDYVSIVLYTLFFALCCYFLAFILVFVLNKFKLSWLHLNRLYLTLLILALAVGVYVFFYLMPKSVDTMNEFKTLGVIYFISFLIFALLIIVTTLTIEREMNYRRKKQELEDYYKYTLQIEKINNKMRKFRHDYINILLTMSEYLREDDLPGLKKYYHEHISPLKSDFESHSVKLNGVENLKVREIKGLITTKILQAQEKNIEISVEVADEITEIHMESINLSRALGIILDNAIEASYAIDNPMIQIAFIKTDTSVLIVIMNKAPKDMPKLHTLMQDGFSTKGKNRGIGLTTLKEIIDQTENAFLDTTIENHYFVQKLEIMNDEEQGSVNNENFDL; encoded by the coding sequence TTGGAAATTGTTTTATCTACATTAACTGTGTTGTTTCAAACTTTTCTATTCGCCTCAATTACAGGCATGATTCAGAAATACAAATATACTTCTAGGGATTACTTCCTGATACTTGTCGGGATTGTAATCCCTGGACTTGTTCTATATTTTATTTTTGAACGCTATAGTCTTTTTTATTTCATCCTAGCCTTTTTTGTTTTTTACTACAAACGTGCGAAGGCGCTTGGGATTATTTCAGTATTGATTACAGTACTTATTTTGACCATAAGTAGTTTTTTTGGTGTGATTGTTTATACATACTTAATCAATCTTCATGTGAATGATTATGTCTCTATCGTTTTGTATACGTTATTCTTTGCGCTTTGTTGCTATTTCTTAGCATTTATCCTTGTATTCGTCCTGAATAAATTCAAACTCTCATGGTTACATTTAAATCGTTTATATTTAACACTTTTAATTTTAGCCTTAGCTGTGGGTGTCTACGTCTTTTTCTATTTAATGCCTAAGTCCGTCGACACCATGAATGAGTTTAAAACTTTAGGTGTTATTTATTTTATTTCCTTTTTAATCTTTGCATTGTTGATTATTGTAACCACTTTAACGATTGAACGTGAAATGAATTATCGACGAAAAAAACAAGAATTAGAAGATTATTACAAATATACATTACAAATAGAGAAGATTAACAATAAAATGCGGAAATTCCGTCATGATTATATTAACATCCTGTTGACCATGTCTGAGTACTTACGCGAAGATGACTTACCAGGATTGAAAAAATACTATCATGAACATATTAGTCCGCTTAAAAGTGACTTTGAATCACACTCGGTTAAACTCAATGGCGTTGAAAACTTAAAAGTTCGAGAAATTAAAGGTTTAATCACGACTAAAATTTTACAAGCTCAAGAAAAAAATATTGAAATCAGTGTGGAAGTCGCAGATGAAATTACTGAAATCCATATGGAATCTATTAATTTAAGCCGGGCATTAGGTATTATTTTAGACAACGCAATTGAAGCTTCTTATGCGATTGACAATCCAATGATACAAATCGCATTTATCAAAACGGACACGTCCGTGTTGATTGTGATCATGAACAAAGCACCGAAAGACATGCCCAAACTCCATACGTTAATGCAAGACGGATTTTCGACTAAAGGGAAAAATCGGGGTATTGGTTTAACCACTTTGAAAGAAATTATTGATCAAACTGAAAATGCATTCCTTGATACGACGATTGAAAATCATTATTTTGTGCAAAAATTGGAAATTATGAACGATGAGGAACAAGGGAGTGTGAATAATGAAAATTTTGATTTGTGA
- the mroQ gene encoding intramembrane glutamic endopeptidase MroQ has protein sequence MNRIWVSLLTVLLYIFAQFSTYFALAIGWIQTTNQEALLQQSITIQVIAFIIVAFIIVIMQFSVKNKLSFEQGTKEKKRYILPYILVGLGIVFLSQIIVNLFSVHFLGASPASENTLRIIKIARQMPVFIVLIAIVGPLLEEFVFRKVLFGELYQAIRARKGIKFAIATTISSTIFAVAHMDFSHFLAYFVMGIIFSGFYVYTKRLSVAMGIHMAQNGIVALIQLMLPQNVVEEAVKHTSMIHLFVNTLQAVFPF, from the coding sequence ATGAATAGAATTTGGGTATCACTATTAACCGTCTTACTATATATTTTTGCTCAATTTTCAACTTATTTTGCACTCGCAATAGGATGGATACAAACGACGAATCAAGAAGCATTGCTACAACAAAGTATCACAATACAAGTGATCGCGTTTATCATCGTTGCATTCATCATTGTCATCATGCAATTTTCAGTGAAAAATAAACTCAGTTTTGAGCAAGGAACCAAAGAGAAAAAACGCTATATTTTACCTTATATCCTCGTTGGATTGGGGATTGTTTTTTTATCTCAAATCATTGTCAACTTGTTCTCAGTTCATTTTTTAGGTGCCAGTCCTGCAAGTGAGAATACATTACGCATTATCAAAATTGCACGTCAAATGCCGGTGTTCATTGTTTTAATTGCAATTGTTGGACCACTATTAGAAGAATTTGTTTTTCGAAAAGTTTTATTTGGTGAATTATATCAAGCGATTCGAGCACGAAAAGGGATAAAATTTGCAATCGCGACGACAATCAGTTCTACTATTTTTGCAGTTGCTCACATGGATTTTTCACATTTCTTAGCGTATTTCGTGATGGGCATTATTTTTTCTGGGTTTTATGTCTATACGAAACGACTCAGTGTCGCAATGGGCATCCATATGGCTCAAAATGGAATTGTCGCACTTATTCAATTGATGTTACCTCAAAATGTAGTTGAAGAGGCTGTGAAACACACATCAATGATTCATTTGTTTGTAAACACTTTACAAGCCGTTTTCCCATTTTAG
- a CDS encoding redox-sensing transcriptional repressor Rex yields MGKSMNKIPRATLKRLPLYYRFVNTLKAKGEDRVNSKAISEGLNIDSATIRRDFSYFGELGKKGYGYNIDSLLDFFKSELSDSDVIKIGVVGVGHLGTALISYNFSIHDDMTITEAFDISEEIIGTTVGDVTVKSMDEIKATVAAGDLEVIIIATPESAAQAVTDQLVEAGIKGILNFTPKRVNAPQNVQVHQIDLGVELQSLLFFMKNYGTIKS; encoded by the coding sequence ATGGGAAAATCAATGAACAAAATTCCTAGAGCAACTTTAAAACGTCTCCCTTTGTACTATCGATTTGTGAACACTTTAAAAGCGAAAGGCGAAGATCGCGTTAATTCAAAGGCAATTAGTGAAGGCTTAAATATAGATTCAGCAACCATTCGCCGAGATTTTTCTTATTTTGGTGAGTTAGGTAAAAAAGGATACGGCTACAATATTGATAGTTTACTAGATTTTTTCAAATCAGAACTCAGTGATTCAGATGTCATTAAAATTGGTGTTGTTGGCGTTGGGCATTTAGGTACGGCCTTAATTTCATATAACTTCTCAATTCATGATGATATGACAATTACAGAGGCATTTGATATTAGCGAAGAGATTATAGGGACGACAGTAGGAGACGTGACGGTCAAATCAATGGATGAAATTAAAGCAACTGTAGCAGCAGGTGATTTAGAAGTCATAATCATTGCTACACCAGAATCTGCAGCCCAAGCCGTCACAGATCAGTTAGTAGAAGCGGGTATCAAAGGCATTCTTAACTTTACACCAAAACGCGTGAACGCCCCGCAAAATGTTCAAGTCCATCAGATAGATTTAGGGGTTGAATTGCAATCATTACTCTTTTTTATGAAGAACTACGGTACCATAAAGTCATAG
- a CDS encoding sucrose-6-phosphate hydrolase gives MEQWSREKRYRKYEAASEQEIQILTDKVNASPFRQTFHIQPPTGLLNHPNGLIFFNNHYYIAHQWFPLGAVHGLKYWRLLKGQNLVQLEDQGIGLRPDNEYDSHGVNSGSAFVFNETCYYMYTAMHRDSEWHGYRSQIVARVNEDGSVQKILPPAIPTPPSGYTQQFRDPKVFEKDGKLYAMIGAQRHNQTGCIVLYEAVQPEGPWQFKGEIKTNLDHFGVVWACPDYFQIHGKDVLLFCPRGVTSKDDRYQNQYLSGYIIGHLNFETLVFEHGPFIELDQGFDFYAPQTMCDEVGRRVMMAWMGLPNTNYPTDDEGWAHCLTLPRILTIEHDRLKQKPHMDLRKLRQNEEVALGYANKFVKQLHPYEGVQYELVVDILENEASAFELQLRASREEATIIRYETGTRMLSLERFDSGALPYPVEGTMRKAQLNTELTRLRIFVDTSSIEIFCNDGESVLSARIFPQVSSNKIKVVTDSGQIYLKMTKYDLIPVNE, from the coding sequence ATGGAGCAATGGAGTAGAGAAAAGCGTTATCGTAAATATGAAGCAGCAAGTGAACAAGAAATACAAATATTAACAGACAAAGTCAATGCATCTCCATTTCGACAAACTTTTCATATTCAGCCACCAACAGGATTATTAAATCATCCCAATGGGCTTATTTTTTTTAACAATCACTATTATATTGCACATCAATGGTTTCCTTTAGGTGCGGTACATGGGTTGAAATATTGGCGATTATTGAAAGGTCAAAATCTCGTGCAACTTGAAGACCAAGGTATCGGATTGCGTCCAGACAATGAATATGATAGCCATGGTGTCAACAGTGGATCGGCATTTGTATTTAATGAAACATGCTATTACATGTATACAGCAATGCATCGTGATTCAGAGTGGCACGGTTATAGGAGTCAAATTGTGGCACGCGTAAATGAGGATGGGTCCGTTCAGAAAATATTACCTCCTGCCATTCCAACACCGCCTTCAGGTTATACACAGCAATTTCGAGATCCTAAAGTATTTGAAAAAGATGGCAAATTATATGCGATGATAGGGGCACAGCGTCATAATCAAACCGGTTGTATCGTATTATACGAGGCTGTTCAACCAGAAGGGCCTTGGCAATTTAAAGGTGAAATTAAAACAAACTTAGATCATTTTGGAGTAGTATGGGCATGTCCCGATTATTTTCAAATACATGGGAAAGATGTTCTCTTATTTTGCCCGAGAGGCGTCACATCAAAAGATGACAGATATCAAAATCAATATCTAAGTGGTTATATCATTGGACATTTAAACTTTGAAACATTAGTGTTTGAGCATGGTCCATTCATTGAATTGGATCAAGGGTTTGATTTTTATGCACCACAAACGATGTGTGATGAAGTGGGACGTCGTGTGATGATGGCGTGGATGGGACTTCCCAATACGAATTATCCTACCGATGATGAGGGATGGGCACATTGTTTAACCTTACCTAGAATCTTAACGATTGAGCATGATCGGCTAAAACAAAAACCACATATGGATTTGAGAAAATTACGTCAAAATGAGGAAGTCGCACTTGGCTATGCAAACAAATTTGTTAAGCAATTACACCCGTATGAAGGGGTACAATACGAACTTGTTGTTGACATTCTTGAAAATGAAGCGTCAGCGTTTGAATTACAATTGCGAGCATCGCGAGAAGAAGCAACGATTATTCGATATGAAACAGGAACGCGAATGCTGTCGCTTGAGCGTTTTGATAGTGGGGCGTTACCTTATCCCGTTGAAGGGACAATGAGGAAAGCACAATTGAACACTGAGCTCACGCGATTACGTATTTTTGTAGACACATCAAGCATTGAGATATTTTGTAACGATGGAGAAAGTGTGTTGTCCGCTAGAATTTTCCCACAGGTCAGCTCAAATAAAATTAAAGTTGTGACGGACTCTGGTCAAATTTATTTAAAAATGACGAAATATGATTTGATACCTGTGAATGAGTAA
- a CDS encoding delta-lysin family phenol-soluble modulin (Members of this family are produced with retention of the N-formyl-methionine at the N-terminus.), whose product MAGDIISTIVDFVKLIAETIKKFMKN is encoded by the coding sequence ATGGCTGGAGATATCATTAGCACAATTGTTGATTTCGTTAAGCTTATCGCTGAAACAATCAAAAAGTTTATGAAAAACTAG
- a CDS encoding carbon-nitrogen family hydrolase, whose product MQIQLFQFNVAYGDIQQNMQKISTLFEHHLDNQTDVVVLPEMWNNGYALDALQNKADTDLNQSYPFIKTLAKQYHVDVIAGSVSNKKNEGIYNTAFAVNRQGEKIFEYDKIHLVPMLNEPEFLTQGETVPYPFSLSDGTSVSQIICYDLRFPELSRYPAAQGAKIMFYVAQWPQVRLSHWRQLLQARAIENDMYVVAVNGSGNDGKTTYAGHSMVIDPNGEIIAEASTDEAVITVKLDLQQVDEQRLAIPVFDNMRPDVYRYGQKVKRLSE is encoded by the coding sequence ATGCAAATTCAACTTTTTCAATTTAATGTGGCATATGGTGATATACAGCAAAACATGCAAAAAATTTCAACATTATTTGAACATCACTTAGATAATCAAACCGATGTCGTTGTTCTTCCTGAAATGTGGAATAACGGTTACGCACTGGATGCATTGCAAAATAAAGCAGATACGGATTTAAATCAAAGTTATCCTTTTATAAAAACATTAGCAAAACAGTATCACGTAGATGTGATTGCTGGTTCTGTATCCAATAAAAAGAATGAGGGCATCTATAATACGGCATTTGCGGTGAATCGCCAAGGCGAAAAAATTTTTGAATATGATAAAATACACCTCGTTCCAATGTTAAATGAACCTGAGTTTTTAACCCAAGGCGAGACGGTGCCTTACCCTTTCTCGCTGTCTGATGGAACATCCGTTTCACAAATCATTTGTTATGATTTACGTTTTCCAGAATTAAGTCGCTATCCGGCAGCACAAGGGGCAAAGATTATGTTTTATGTTGCCCAATGGCCTCAAGTTCGTTTGTCCCATTGGCGCCAACTTTTGCAAGCGCGAGCAATTGAAAATGATATGTATGTTGTTGCTGTCAATGGAAGTGGCAATGATGGTAAAACAACCTATGCCGGTCATTCAATGGTGATTGATCCTAATGGGGAAATCATCGCAGAAGCCTCCACCGATGAAGCGGTCATTACAGTTAAACTCGACCTTCAACAAGTGGACGAGCAGCGTTTAGCAATTCCTGTTTTTGATAATATGCGACCTGACGTGTATCGCTACGGTCAGAAAGTAAAGCGATTATCTGAATGA
- the groES gene encoding co-chaperone GroES codes for MLRPLGNRVVIEKKEQEQTTKSGIVLTDSAKEKSNEGEIVAVGPGKILDNGERLKPELNVGDRVVFQQYAGTEVKRNDTQYLILTEDEILAVIEK; via the coding sequence ATGCTTAGACCACTAGGAAACCGTGTAGTAATAGAGAAGAAAGAACAAGAACAAACAACAAAAAGCGGTATTGTTTTAACAGATTCAGCTAAAGAGAAATCAAATGAAGGTGAAATTGTTGCAGTTGGACCGGGAAAAATTTTAGACAACGGTGAACGTCTTAAACCAGAATTAAATGTAGGTGACCGTGTTGTATTTCAACAATATGCGGGAACTGAAGTTAAACGTAATGATACGCAATATTTAATTTTAACTGAAGATGAGATTTTAGCTGTTATCGAAAAATAA
- a CDS encoding AgrD family cyclic lactone autoinducer peptide has translation MKFFDSILNFIVHFFQSIGNFAKIPFSFGFFDEPEIPEELLEEE, from the coding sequence ATGAAATTTTTCGATAGCATTCTTAACTTTATTGTTCATTTTTTCCAATCCATCGGTAACTTTGCGAAAATCCCTTTCAGCTTTGGATTTTTCGATGAACCTGAAATTCCTGAAGAATTATTAGAAGAAGAATAA
- a CDS encoding accessory gene regulator AgrB, with protein MKFIDNGIERLALKLQQKQNLSHIEFLKVRLGMQVVVINFSKAVVTYGLALLLHLFLYTLIVHISFLVLRFYSNGAHAKNSILCHIQNILFFIFVPWLIVRYDIPFVYLLLLVILGSFLVVRYAPAATKKKPIAKKRIKGLKIRSCFAMGLLIIASFIVSEPYNKFILYGAILQSLTLLPIFKSKEET; from the coding sequence ATGAAATTCATTGATAACGGCATCGAAAGATTAGCGCTTAAGCTACAGCAAAAACAAAATTTGAGTCATATCGAATTTTTAAAAGTACGCTTAGGCATGCAAGTAGTTGTCATTAATTTCTCTAAAGCTGTCGTTACTTATGGGCTCGCACTCCTTTTACACTTATTTTTATACACGCTAATTGTTCACATAAGTTTTCTTGTTTTACGATTTTATTCAAACGGTGCGCACGCAAAAAATTCAATACTTTGCCATATTCAAAACATTTTATTTTTTATTTTTGTACCATGGTTAATAGTGCGATATGACATTCCGTTTGTATATTTGTTATTATTGGTTATATTGGGATCATTCCTTGTTGTGAGATATGCTCCCGCAGCGACTAAGAAGAAACCGATTGCAAAGAAAAGAATTAAAGGGTTAAAAATTCGATCTTGTTTTGCAATGGGGCTACTCATCATCGCATCATTCATCGTTTCTGAACCGTATAACAAATTTATTTTGTATGGTGCCATATTACAATCTTTAACATTATTACCTATTTTTAAGTCTAAGGAGGAAACTTAA
- a CDS encoding SdrH family protein, producing MAKSIEMNAEMSAHSLNAQQNFETFVQAYPNHTLAEPLYNKTLESEDSHEGTVDIGHQPMPPLRPHTNLIRFLTSENQNGMSQMGRADASPSTSNSERDTDNTNKGKKDNNPAEPSTDTTTDSPNHKETDEDQKKPEAPDQTDDASKQPSPDTPQTPSKDDQPSPSPSHEEKDDGASHTTNSETSNGHAQKQESEGHAHQHNPVPSTPSPAKVEPSSGHQAETGYQQYINRVNNSYKYNPLLLEEILRLSRTGVIREGDVQNLGRKENFVNNQYLDELQQSTDYFRFQYFNPITSEQYYDRLDKQVLALITGRFGAMPDLKASSQTDVESKNQQDKVKKIEQYGENIDHQNMNHDVEKKQTPMSYKPMIYIGLVMVGFVGMLSMIFWKRRDQSWK from the coding sequence TTGGCAAAGTCGATAGAAATGAACGCGGAGATGTCAGCCCATTCACTCAATGCGCAACAGAACTTCGAAACTTTTGTGCAAGCATATCCAAACCATACATTAGCAGAGCCACTTTACAATAAGACTTTGGAGTCAGAAGACAGTCATGAGGGGACAGTAGACATAGGCCATCAGCCGATGCCACCATTAAGGCCTCATACGAATTTAATACGGTTTTTAACAAGTGAAAATCAAAATGGAATGTCTCAAATGGGACGTGCTGACGCAAGCCCATCAACATCTAATTCAGAGCGTGATACTGACAATACCAATAAAGGCAAGAAAGATAACAATCCAGCAGAACCCTCTACTGATACAACGACTGACTCGCCGAACCATAAAGAGACGGATGAAGATCAAAAGAAACCTGAAGCGCCTGATCAAACCGATGACGCATCAAAACAACCTTCGCCAGATACACCTCAGACACCATCGAAGGATGATCAACCTTCACCGTCGCCATCACATGAAGAAAAGGATGATGGGGCGTCACACACGACAAATTCAGAAACATCGAATGGACATGCGCAAAAACAAGAAAGTGAAGGCCATGCACATCAACACAATCCAGTGCCGTCTACACCTTCTCCGGCGAAAGTGGAGCCGTCTAGCGGACATCAAGCTGAAACAGGGTATCAACAATATATTAACCGTGTGAACAATAGCTATAAGTACAATCCACTTTTATTAGAAGAGATTTTGCGTTTAAGTCGCACGGGTGTCATCCGAGAAGGCGATGTTCAAAATTTAGGACGTAAAGAAAATTTTGTAAACAATCAATATTTAGATGAATTACAACAAAGTACAGATTATTTTCGGTTTCAATACTTTAATCCCATCACCTCAGAACAATATTATGACCGTTTAGATAAACAAGTTTTAGCCTTGATTACAGGGCGTTTTGGTGCGATGCCAGATTTAAAAGCGAGTAGCCAAACAGACGTGGAAAGTAAAAATCAGCAAGATAAAGTAAAAAAGATTGAACAATATGGAGAAAATATAGATCATCAAAACATGAATCATGATGTGGAAAAAAAGCAGACCCCAATGAGTTATAAGCCAATGATTTATATCGGTTTAGTGATGGTCGGTTTTGTAGGTATGTTAAGCATGATTTTCTGGAAACGTCGAGATCAATCATGGAAATAA
- the groL gene encoding chaperonin GroEL (60 kDa chaperone family; promotes refolding of misfolded polypeptides especially under stressful conditions; forms two stacked rings of heptamers to form a barrel-shaped 14mer; ends can be capped by GroES; misfolded proteins enter the barrel where they are refolded when GroES binds), which translates to MAKELKFSEDARQAMLRGVDKLANAVKVTIGPKGRNVVLDKEFTAPLITNDGVTIAKEIELEDPYENMGAKLVQEVANKTNEIAGDGTTTATVLAQAMIQEGLKNVTSGANPVGIRQGIDKAVAVAIESLHQISQKVENKEEIEQVGAISAADEEVGRYISEAMEKVGNDGVISIEESSGFNTELEVVEGMQFDRGYQSPYMVTDSDKMIAELERPYILITDKKISSFQDILPLLEQIVQSNRPILIVADEVEGDALTNLVLNRMRGTFTAVAVKAPGFGDRRKAMLEDLAILTGAQVITDDLGLELKEATIDMLGTANKVEVTKDHTTVVDGDGDSANIDARVGQLKAQIEETDSDFDREKLQERLAKLAGGVAVIKVGAATETELKERKLRIEDALNSTRAAVEEGIVAGGGTALMNIYKDVQAIEAEGDVATGVNIVLKALQAPVRQIAENAGLEGSVIVERMKNAEPGVGYNAATDEWVNMLEAGIVDPTKVTRSALQHAASVAAMFLTTEAVVANIPEEKGNDMPQMGGMPGMM; encoded by the coding sequence ATGGCAAAAGAATTAAAGTTTTCAGAAGATGCACGTCAAGCAATGTTACGTGGTGTAGATAAATTAGCGAATGCTGTGAAAGTAACCATTGGTCCAAAAGGGCGCAATGTTGTTCTAGATAAAGAATTTACAGCGCCATTAATTACGAACGATGGTGTAACAATCGCGAAAGAAATTGAACTTGAAGATCCATATGAAAATATGGGCGCAAAACTTGTACAAGAAGTTGCAAATAAAACGAATGAAATTGCAGGGGACGGTACAACAACTGCGACAGTATTGGCACAAGCGATGATTCAAGAAGGACTTAAAAACGTGACAAGCGGTGCAAACCCAGTGGGTATTCGTCAAGGTATCGATAAAGCTGTCGCTGTAGCGATTGAGTCATTACATCAGATTTCTCAAAAAGTAGAAAACAAAGAAGAAATCGAGCAAGTGGGTGCGATTTCTGCAGCGGATGAAGAAGTGGGGCGTTATATTTCTGAAGCTATGGAAAAAGTAGGTAACGACGGGGTCATTTCTATTGAAGAATCGAGCGGCTTTAATACAGAGCTTGAAGTGGTTGAAGGGATGCAATTTGACCGTGGCTATCAATCACCGTATATGGTCACAGACTCTGATAAAATGATTGCAGAATTAGAAAGACCTTATATTTTAATTACGGATAAAAAAATCTCGTCATTCCAAGATATTCTGCCATTATTAGAACAAATTGTGCAGTCAAATCGTCCGATTTTAATTGTTGCTGACGAAGTTGAAGGTGACGCATTAACAAACTTAGTGCTTAACCGCATGCGTGGTACATTTACAGCAGTTGCAGTAAAAGCACCAGGTTTTGGCGATCGTCGTAAAGCGATGTTAGAAGACTTAGCGATTTTAACTGGCGCACAAGTGATTACGGATGACTTAGGACTTGAATTAAAAGAAGCAACGATTGACATGTTAGGAACTGCAAACAAAGTTGAAGTCACAAAAGATCATACGACTGTGGTTGATGGCGATGGTGACTCTGCAAATATTGATGCACGCGTCGGTCAATTAAAAGCACAAATTGAAGAAACGGATTCTGATTTTGACCGTGAAAAACTGCAAGAACGCCTTGCTAAATTAGCAGGAGGTGTTGCAGTCATTAAAGTGGGTGCAGCAACAGAAACAGAATTGAAAGAACGTAAATTACGTATTGAGGATGCATTGAACTCAACACGTGCAGCGGTTGAAGAAGGTATCGTTGCAGGCGGGGGTACAGCATTGATGAATATCTATAAAGATGTTCAAGCAATCGAAGCTGAAGGTGATGTCGCTACGGGTGTGAATATCGTCTTAAAAGCATTACAAGCACCTGTTCGCCAAATTGCGGAAAATGCAGGACTTGAAGGTTCAGTCATTGTTGAAAGAATGAAAAATGCTGAACCAGGTGTCGGTTACAATGCAGCAACAGATGAATGGGTAAATATGTTAGAAGCTGGTATTGTTGACCCAACGAAAGTGACACGTTCAGCTTTACAACATGCGGCAAGTGTGGCTGCAATGTTCCTGACAACTGAAGCTGTAGTGGCAAACATTCCTGAAGAAAAAGGAAATGATATGCCACAAATGGGCGGCATGCCAGGAATGATGTAA
- the agrA gene encoding quorum-sensing response regulator AgrA → MKILICEDDPKQRERMVSIIENYIMIEEKPMEIEIVTDDPYAILETSKNMTDVGCYFLDIQLESDINGIKLGSEIRKHDPIGNIIFVTSHSELTYLTFVYKVAAMDFIFKDDPDELRTRIIDCLETALKRLDLLTKDHTVETLELKRGSSSVYVSYDDVMFFESSPKSHRLIAHLDNRQIEFYGNLKELAQLDDRFFRCHNSFVLNRRNISSIDSKERIVYFKNDEFCYVSVRNIKKI, encoded by the coding sequence ATGAAAATTTTGATTTGTGAAGATGATCCAAAACAGCGTGAGCGTATGGTCTCTATCATTGAAAATTACATCATGATTGAAGAAAAACCTATGGAAATTGAAATCGTCACGGATGATCCGTATGCCATTTTGGAAACGTCTAAAAATATGACTGATGTGGGTTGTTATTTTTTAGATATTCAATTAGAGTCAGACATCAACGGGATTAAACTCGGTAGTGAGATTCGCAAGCACGACCCAATTGGAAATATCATCTTTGTCACGAGTCATAGTGAACTCACTTATCTCACTTTTGTTTACAAAGTGGCTGCAATGGATTTTATTTTTAAAGATGATCCAGATGAACTGAGAACACGGATTATTGACTGTCTAGAAACGGCTTTAAAACGGCTTGATTTGTTGACTAAAGATCATACTGTTGAGACGTTAGAATTAAAACGTGGGAGCAGCTCTGTTTACGTGAGCTATGATGACGTCATGTTTTTCGAATCCTCACCTAAATCTCATCGCTTAATTGCTCATTTGGATAATCGACAAATCGAGTTTTATGGCAATCTTAAAGAGCTTGCACAGTTAGATGATCGTTTCTTTAGATGTCACAACAGTTTTGTTTTAAACAGAAGAAATATTAGTAGCATAGACTCAAAAGAACGTATCGTCTATTTTAAAAATGATGAGTTTTGCTACGTCTCTGTAAGAAATATCAAAAAAATTTAA